The following proteins are encoded in a genomic region of Paenibacillus sp. FSL H3-0469:
- a CDS encoding amidohydrolase family protein, translated as MKLEALHYRTGEPVRLTVEEGLIAVIEPLETRLTLEEQAELPLVAPGLVDLQINGYGGHDFNHPALTAEDVKKAVRAVWREGVTACYPTVITGAPYTILGAMRALARACDEDAASAATIKGIHLEGPFLSPEDGPRGAHALEHIRPPDTALLDQWQAASGGRIAIVTLSPEWEGSAEFIRHCVRQGITVSIGHTSADAAQIAGAVAAGARLSTHLGNGAHAMLPRHPNYLWTQLAADELWCTLIADGFHLPEEVLKVAMKVKGQRALLVSDAVALAGLAPGSYDTPVGGRVVLTPAGRLHLAGEPGLLAGSAQMLLRHIARLSAAGLAALPDAWDMASVRPAGFMALPAAAGLAAGAPADLALIRRTGPGSAGLTLAALCQAGGWVYRRD; from the coding sequence ATGAAGCTGGAGGCGCTGCATTACCGGACGGGCGAGCCGGTCCGGCTTACGGTGGAGGAGGGCTTAATTGCTGTTATCGAACCGCTGGAGACGCGGCTGACGCTGGAGGAACAGGCAGAGCTGCCGCTGGTGGCTCCGGGGCTTGTCGATCTGCAGATCAACGGCTATGGCGGACATGATTTCAATCATCCGGCGCTGACGGCAGAGGATGTCAAGAAGGCAGTCCGCGCGGTATGGCGGGAGGGGGTGACCGCCTGTTACCCTACGGTGATTACCGGCGCGCCGTATACCATCCTGGGAGCAATGCGGGCCCTTGCCCGGGCCTGTGACGAGGACGCAGCCAGCGCGGCAACCATCAAGGGCATCCATCTGGAGGGCCCGTTCCTCTCGCCGGAGGACGGTCCGCGCGGGGCGCATGCCCTGGAGCATATCCGGCCGCCGGACACGGCCCTGCTGGATCAGTGGCAGGCGGCCTCCGGCGGGCGCATCGCCATCGTGACGCTGTCCCCCGAGTGGGAGGGGAGCGCGGAGTTCATCCGCCACTGTGTACGGCAGGGGATCACCGTCTCCATCGGGCATACGTCAGCGGATGCCGCGCAGATTGCCGGGGCGGTAGCCGCCGGAGCGCGGCTGTCCACGCATCTGGGCAATGGCGCGCATGCTATGCTGCCGCGCCATCCGAACTACCTGTGGACCCAGCTCGCGGCAGATGAGCTGTGGTGCACATTGATCGCCGACGGCTTCCACCTCCCGGAGGAGGTGCTGAAGGTGGCGATGAAGGTCAAGGGCCAGCGGGCACTGCTGGTCAGCGATGCCGTTGCCCTGGCCGGGCTGGCGCCCGGCAGCTACGACACGCCGGTCGGCGGCCGTGTCGTGCTGACCCCGGCGGGCCGGCTGCATCTCGCCGGCGAGCCCGGGCTGCTGGCGGGCTCGGCGCAGATGCTGCTGCGCCACATCGCGCGCCTCAGCGCCGCGGGCCTGGCCGCGCTGCCGGACGCCTGGGACATGGCGTCCGTGCGCCCGGCAGGCTTCATGGCCCTGCCGGCGGCGGCGGGCCTGGCGGCCGGGGCACCGGCCGATCTGGCGCTGATCCGCCGCACCGGGCCGGGCAGTGCCGGGCTTACGCTGGCGGCGCTGTGCCAGGCCGGCGGCTGGGTGTACCGCCGGGACTGA
- a CDS encoding YdeI/OmpD-associated family protein translates to MSIENRLEATSREELRDWLMANSTTEGSCWIEVSLKPLPGTILYLDAVEEALCFGWIDGVKKAGADSKLAQRLSPRSKRSSWTELNKERVRRLEKLGLMRAEGRRCLPDMDVEAFRIDPVIEQRLKADEQVYRHFLAFPALYQRVRIDTIQSYIRQPELFERRLDKFIENTRVNKMYGQWHDGGRLLDY, encoded by the coding sequence GTGAGCATTGAAAATAGGCTTGAAGCTACTTCAAGAGAAGAATTAAGAGATTGGCTAATGGCGAACAGCACCACAGAGGGTTCTTGCTGGATAGAAGTCAGTCTCAAGCCGCTCCCGGGGACGATACTGTATCTGGACGCCGTGGAAGAAGCGCTGTGCTTCGGCTGGATTGACGGGGTGAAGAAGGCGGGGGCTGACTCGAAGCTGGCGCAGAGATTATCCCCGCGCAGCAAGCGCAGCTCATGGACCGAGCTGAATAAGGAGCGCGTCCGCCGCCTGGAGAAGCTGGGACTGATGCGCGCCGAGGGACGGCGGTGCCTGCCGGATATGGATGTAGAAGCTTTTCGAATTGATCCCGTGATTGAGCAGAGATTGAAGGCGGACGAGCAGGTGTACCGCCATTTCCTGGCTTTCCCGGCGCTGTATCAGCGGGTGCGGATCGACACCATTCAGAGCTACATCCGCCAGCCGGAGCTGTTCGAACGCAGATTAGACAAATTCATAGAGAATACCAGAGTGAACAAAATGTACGGCCAATGGCATGACGGCGGGCGTCTGCTGGATTATTAG
- a CDS encoding methyl-accepting chemotaxis protein, with product MILLKGKPLHFSMKWKLILSFSAITLIFLGVALYQGHKIKQVEQSMERQKSEMENRITVSTITQQLQELNRAETSLAESSDLEQAEPLREKQQQLSAELGKVNFEQGTPASASYKLLSAQAKEYGALTKELVTTMSDETLDPLSVLETIDGIHTKALALNQDMLKTNSELYTAAATHADQAQGVSFALLDDTVSIVMYAAIAVSLFMLVLAWLLIRSFLSPVRKLQAALRQIAEGDLRQQINSPYNDELGQLSHHFDHMVGRVQGMLRQTLSAAGSLADYAQSFEQSSAVTAHTNQNIVRTIQEISLGADQQASQSEQSTQLLEELACGVQEITDYTDVMLTTSEAANRNRQQGSDTVTALRQSSRHSRASISKVYGALDKLVNQSKDISRITHSITEISKQTNILSLNAAIEAARAGAAGKGFAVIADEVRQLSVQTNDSSVHISRIIQELQAGMEDFQGHMMETRDSLEQQDHQVEQTLASFAAIDESITGISTQIGQIHNKVEQTRTLNSRLAESVHSVAAVAEQTAAGVQEVNASSTQQDQAIGDIARQAGEINEISQRLFREINVFKIPEAAEDGITREAASEHESAADSGSNSSSAYADTTVRGRVQASKAKAEVPGQLMLEEKLEAETAGRIQSKPQREMHANLTEQPEKKAEAGIHRPLPAGIPVQDKPAPGLSTLVNEPEKEISKELEEELLVLAK from the coding sequence ATGATACTTTTGAAGGGGAAGCCGCTGCACTTTTCGATGAAATGGAAGCTGATCTTGAGTTTCTCGGCGATTACACTTATTTTTCTGGGTGTGGCCCTGTACCAGGGACATAAAATCAAGCAGGTCGAGCAATCCATGGAACGGCAGAAGAGCGAAATGGAGAATAGAATTACGGTCTCAACCATCACCCAGCAGCTGCAGGAGCTGAACCGTGCGGAGACTTCCTTGGCGGAATCCAGTGACCTGGAGCAGGCCGAACCGTTGCGGGAAAAGCAGCAGCAGCTGTCTGCGGAGCTGGGCAAGGTGAATTTTGAACAGGGTACGCCTGCTTCTGCCAGTTATAAGCTGCTGTCTGCACAAGCAAAGGAATATGGCGCTCTAACGAAAGAACTGGTAACGACGATGTCGGACGAGACCCTTGATCCGCTGAGTGTGCTGGAGACCATAGATGGTATACATACAAAAGCGCTTGCGCTGAATCAGGACATGCTGAAGACCAACAGTGAGCTGTACACCGCTGCCGCTACCCATGCCGATCAGGCCCAGGGTGTCTCCTTCGCTCTGCTGGATGATACGGTATCCATCGTGATGTACGCTGCAATTGCAGTATCCTTGTTCATGCTGGTGCTCGCCTGGCTGCTGATCCGCTCGTTCCTGTCACCGGTGCGCAAGCTGCAGGCGGCGCTCAGACAGATCGCGGAGGGCGATCTGCGGCAGCAGATTAACTCTCCGTACAATGATGAGCTGGGACAGCTGAGCCATCATTTCGACCATATGGTCGGCAGGGTACAGGGGATGCTGCGGCAGACCTTGTCTGCGGCAGGCTCGCTTGCCGATTACGCGCAATCTTTCGAGCAGTCTTCGGCGGTTACAGCGCATACGAACCAGAATATTGTCAGAACCATACAGGAGATTTCGCTTGGGGCAGACCAGCAGGCCAGCCAGTCGGAGCAGAGCACACAGCTCCTGGAGGAGCTGGCCTGCGGGGTTCAGGAGATTACTGACTATACGGATGTCATGTTGACGACAAGTGAAGCCGCTAACCGGAATAGACAGCAGGGCTCGGATACCGTTACAGCGCTGCGCCAGAGCTCCCGGCATTCCCGGGCGTCCATCAGCAAGGTCTACGGGGCGCTGGACAAGCTGGTGAACCAGTCCAAGGATATCTCGCGCATTACCCATTCGATCACCGAAATCTCGAAGCAGACGAATATTCTCTCACTGAACGCCGCGATTGAAGCGGCCAGGGCCGGAGCAGCAGGCAAAGGCTTCGCCGTGATTGCCGATGAGGTGCGGCAGTTGTCTGTGCAGACGAATGACTCCTCGGTGCATATCAGCAGGATTATTCAGGAGCTGCAGGCCGGTATGGAGGATTTTCAGGGGCATATGATGGAGACCCGGGACAGCCTGGAGCAGCAGGACCATCAGGTGGAGCAGACCCTGGCTTCCTTCGCCGCTATCGACGAATCGATTACAGGCATCAGCACACAGATCGGGCAAATTCACAATAAGGTGGAACAGACCCGTACCCTCAATTCGCGGCTTGCCGAATCTGTACATTCGGTTGCGGCAGTAGCCGAGCAGACGGCGGCCGGAGTTCAGGAGGTTAACGCTTCCAGCACCCAGCAGGATCAGGCTATTGGGGACATTGCAAGGCAGGCCGGGGAGATTAATGAAATCTCGCAGCGGCTGTTCCGGGAGATCAATGTGTTCAAAATACCGGAGGCTGCTGAGGACGGAATTACACGGGAAGCAGCATCTGAGCATGAATCAGCAGCAGATTCCGGTTCAAATTCAAGTTCAGCATATGCAGATACAACGGTTCGCGGAAGGGTACAGGCATCGAAAGCGAAGGCGGAAGTGCCGGGGCAGTTGATGCTCGAAGAGAAGCTGGAAGCGGAGACAGCCGGGAGAATCCAGTCCAAGCCACAGCGGGAGATGCATGCGAACCTGACTGAACAGCCGGAAAAAAAGGCAGAAGCCGGAATTCACCGGCCCCTGCCTGCGGGAATACCGGTGCAGGATAAGCCTGCACCCGGCCTGAGTACGCTTGTGAACGAACCGGAGAAAGAGATCTCCAAAGAACTGGAGGAGGAGCTACTGGTCCTGGCGAAGTGA
- a CDS encoding NAD-dependent epimerase/dehydratase family protein produces the protein MKKVLVLGGTRFFGKRLVELLLQNQDSEVTILTRGLTEDTFGERVTRLAVDRTDEAALEQAVGDTVWDIIYDNICYTPDEAAAAVRIWAGRAKRYILTSSLSVYDPQPEALAETDFDPWHYPLKSGGKTEVSYQEGKRQAEAVLLQTADFPVAAVRFPIVLGTDDYTRRLHFHIEHVLAGRPVGIPNPQAEISFIRSDEAAAFLHWLGREGSAVTGPVNACSDGTLTIGGVISIIEQITGRTAIVQSEAAEGDQSPFGIGASWFMDTAKARSAGFSFLSLSEWFPELVSSLTRSLRQDQ, from the coding sequence ATGAAGAAGGTGCTTGTGCTTGGAGGGACGAGATTTTTCGGCAAAAGACTGGTGGAGCTGCTGCTCCAGAACCAGGACAGCGAGGTCACCATTCTCACCCGGGGTCTAACTGAGGATACCTTCGGCGAGCGTGTCACCCGGCTGGCTGTGGACCGGACGGATGAAGCGGCTCTTGAGCAGGCTGTCGGGGATACTGTATGGGATATCATCTATGATAACATTTGCTACACGCCGGATGAGGCGGCGGCAGCTGTACGGATCTGGGCGGGGCGGGCCAAGCGGTATATCCTGACTTCCAGCTTATCCGTGTACGATCCGCAGCCGGAGGCGCTGGCTGAAACGGACTTCGATCCTTGGCATTATCCGCTGAAGTCTGGCGGAAAGACGGAAGTCAGTTACCAGGAAGGCAAAAGGCAAGCCGAAGCGGTTCTGCTTCAGACAGCGGATTTCCCGGTGGCTGCGGTGCGTTTTCCGATTGTGCTGGGCACGGATGATTATACGCGCCGGCTGCATTTTCACATCGAGCATGTTCTGGCGGGAAGGCCGGTTGGCATCCCTAATCCGCAGGCGGAGATCTCGTTCATCCGTTCGGACGAAGCGGCTGCTTTCCTGCATTGGCTGGGCCGGGAAGGCTCAGCCGTTACGGGGCCGGTGAACGCCTGCTCGGACGGCACCCTCACCATTGGCGGCGTCATCTCCATCATCGAGCAGATCACCGGAAGGACCGCTATCGTCCAGAGTGAAGCGGCGGAAGGCGACCAATCGCCTTTTGGCATCGGTGCATCCTGGTTCATGGATACGGCAAAAGCCCGCAGCGCGGGCTTCAGCTTCCTGTCCTTATCAGAGTGGTTCCCGGAGCTGGTCTCTTCGCTGACCCGTTCACTTCGCCAGGACCAGTAG
- a CDS encoding RNA polymerase sigma factor, with protein MTILEHHRTPDTIAMDTRHLQELGATLQRYCLSLTRSRFDADDLAQETWAKALGYRKFTISPNPEALLLRIAKNTWIDASRRRGSLIRAMERSGVSTDPAFAAAVLEELTGTELTFQALLAHLSPPQRTAWVLRDVLGYSAAESAGLLATTEGAVKAALHRARQALSKVREELIQHEGPALPQDADYRGYLRALAEAYEQGQIPVLLELLRQENAGEVTAAVSTFTVQSVYSMFTDNTRYAYTHGVPAYGGLRMAA; from the coding sequence ATGACGATTCTTGAACATCACCGGACACCGGATACGATAGCTATGGATACAAGACATCTTCAGGAGCTGGGAGCAACGCTGCAGCGCTACTGCCTGTCGCTCACACGCTCCCGCTTCGACGCCGACGATCTGGCGCAGGAGACCTGGGCCAAAGCGCTCGGCTACCGCAAATTCACCATCAGCCCCAATCCCGAAGCCCTGCTGCTGCGGATTGCCAAGAATACCTGGATTGACGCTTCCCGCCGCCGGGGATCGCTCATCCGGGCCATGGAACGGTCTGGAGTGTCAACCGATCCAGCTTTTGCAGCGGCAGTCCTAGAGGAGCTGACCGGGACGGAGCTGACCTTTCAGGCGCTGCTCGCCCATCTCTCGCCGCCGCAGCGGACCGCCTGGGTCCTCCGCGATGTGCTGGGGTATTCAGCCGCCGAGTCCGCCGGACTCTTGGCAACCACGGAAGGAGCAGTCAAAGCAGCGCTGCACCGTGCACGTCAAGCCTTGAGCAAGGTCCGGGAGGAGCTGATCCAGCATGAAGGTCCCGCGCTTCCGCAGGATGCCGATTACCGGGGTTATCTGCGGGCGCTGGCTGAGGCCTATGAGCAAGGGCAGATTCCAGTATTGCTGGAGCTGCTGCGCCAGGAGAATGCTGGAGAGGTAACTGCTGCTGTAAGTACATTTACTGTTCAGTCCGTGTATTCCATGTTTACAGACAACACCAGATACGCCTATACCCATGGAGTGCCTGCATATGGCGGACTTCGGATGGCTGCATAA
- a CDS encoding ATP-dependent Clp protease proteolytic subunit: MHTKTDQRRHTRMSVIPYVIEQTARGERSYDIYSRLLKDRIVFVGAAIDDGLANSIIAQLLFLAADEPEKDIQMFINSPGGSTTAGFGIYDTMQVIKPQVNTICTGFAASFASLLLLAGATGKRSALPNSEIMIHQPHGGAQGQASDIAISARRILQIREKIVGITAERTGQPKEKVEKDMDRDYFMSAEEALEYGIIDTIITHL; this comes from the coding sequence ATCCACACTAAAACAGATCAGAGGAGGCATACCAGAATGAGTGTAATACCCTATGTGATAGAACAGACGGCCAGAGGAGAGCGTTCCTATGATATCTATTCCCGGCTGCTGAAGGACCGGATTGTATTCGTGGGTGCGGCAATTGATGACGGGCTGGCTAATAGCATTATTGCGCAGTTGCTGTTCCTCGCGGCCGATGAGCCGGAGAAGGATATTCAGATGTTCATCAACAGCCCGGGAGGTTCAACTACCGCAGGCTTCGGTATTTATGATACGATGCAGGTAATTAAACCTCAAGTCAACACGATCTGCACCGGTTTTGCTGCTTCGTTCGCCTCACTGCTGCTGCTTGCGGGAGCCACTGGCAAAAGATCAGCCCTGCCGAACAGCGAGATTATGATCCATCAGCCGCATGGCGGGGCGCAGGGGCAGGCCAGCGATATTGCGATCAGCGCCAGACGTATTCTTCAGATCCGTGAGAAGATTGTCGGGATCACCGCTGAGCGGACCGGCCAGCCGAAGGAGAAGGTGGAGAAGGATATGGACCGGGATTACTTCATGTCGGCTGAGGAGGCACTGGAATACGGAATTATTGACACTATCATCACCCATTTGTGA
- a CDS encoding acyltransferase: MTETLSTTAQALDYMPWIGLSEQERLQQDRHQQQLAADYPCTFGEACFVSPQAIVLPDQLTLGDRSYIAGGAIVRSTRLVTGSDCSINSYSILSGDITMGNGVRIASHASLYGFNHGYAVTDVPVFRQPLTVKGIVIGDDVWIGANAVILDGVRIGSHSIVAAGAIVTRDVPAYSIVGGNPAKLIRSRLAGKTVTEDHKEDAAMEMKEQAGEYAEHVADAQRLSSAEYEADTAKLEGAGMGSGVLPCGGAEPAPSSLYEQLTNFSKQVQEQLAPLLAFYSETLEGEKLFRDRPGAGRTVRAYCDAVEIAAMFGNLPPGWTKEELIATLEQFQDSRTGLLPDPWSPPGPEDQPELLADHLSRYHLLAVGYALEVLGSALPYPVAVAENMDTATLYLQLDSLPWADNAWGGGDWIDCYATGLYHNLKSFGSGKRPDDLFGWLATHCRWDSGLWGLPTAEEGWLQPVNGFYRLTRATYAQFGLPLPYPEQSIDTVLAHSRDRRFFRLDALNACNVLDVVHPLWLCLKQSDYRQAEIRAWAEKLLGEVLPFWVPGRGFAFQLSRQQETGLQGTEMWLSIVYLLADLCGLSSALGYSPKGVHRLEPAFSLSV; encoded by the coding sequence ATGACTGAAACCTTATCCACTACGGCACAAGCCCTGGATTACATGCCTTGGATTGGCCTGTCCGAACAAGAAAGGCTTCAGCAGGACCGGCACCAGCAGCAGCTTGCTGCCGATTATCCCTGCACCTTCGGAGAAGCCTGCTTCGTCTCGCCGCAAGCCATTGTGCTGCCGGATCAGCTAACGCTCGGCGACCGGAGCTACATCGCCGGAGGTGCGATTGTCCGCAGCACACGGCTGGTCACAGGCAGCGACTGCTCTATTAACAGCTATAGTATATTGTCAGGCGATATTACCATGGGCAATGGTGTACGGATTGCTTCCCATGCAAGTCTATACGGCTTCAATCACGGCTATGCCGTGACGGATGTTCCGGTCTTCCGCCAGCCTCTGACAGTCAAAGGCATTGTCATTGGAGATGATGTGTGGATCGGGGCGAATGCCGTGATTCTTGACGGAGTGCGGATCGGGTCGCACAGCATTGTTGCGGCGGGGGCGATCGTAACCCGCGATGTACCGGCTTACAGCATTGTCGGCGGCAATCCGGCCAAGCTGATCCGCAGCCGTCTGGCCGGGAAGACAGTGACAGAAGATCATAAGGAGGATGCAGCAATGGAGATGAAAGAGCAGGCTGGCGAATATGCAGAGCATGTAGCGGATGCGCAGAGACTGTCGTCTGCTGAATATGAGGCAGATACTGCTAAGCTTGAAGGAGCGGGAATGGGCAGCGGGGTGCTGCCGTGTGGCGGAGCGGAGCCTGCTCCTTCAAGCCTGTATGAGCAGCTCACGAATTTCAGCAAGCAGGTGCAAGAGCAGCTAGCTCCCCTGCTTGCGTTCTACTCCGAAACGTTAGAGGGAGAGAAGCTGTTCCGGGACCGGCCGGGAGCGGGGCGGACTGTACGGGCCTACTGCGATGCCGTGGAGATCGCTGCGATGTTCGGCAATCTGCCGCCTGGCTGGACGAAGGAGGAGCTGATCGCTACATTAGAGCAGTTCCAGGATAGCCGGACCGGATTATTGCCCGACCCGTGGTCGCCGCCCGGGCCGGAGGATCAGCCGGAGCTGTTGGCCGATCATCTCTCGCGTTATCATCTTCTTGCAGTAGGCTACGCGCTTGAGGTGTTAGGTTCTGCTCTGCCTTATCCCGTTGCCGTGGCCGAGAATATGGATACCGCCACACTGTATCTGCAGCTTGATAGTCTGCCCTGGGCGGACAATGCCTGGGGCGGCGGCGACTGGATTGATTGCTATGCTACCGGGCTGTATCACAATCTGAAGTCCTTCGGCTCCGGCAAGCGCCCGGATGATCTGTTCGGCTGGCTGGCGACGCACTGCCGCTGGGACTCCGGGCTGTGGGGTCTGCCGACTGCGGAGGAGGGCTGGCTGCAGCCGGTGAACGGCTTTTACCGGCTTACCCGCGCTACCTATGCCCAGTTCGGCCTGCCCCTGCCGTACCCGGAGCAGAGCATCGATACCGTGCTGGCTCACAGCCGGGACCGCCGCTTCTTCCGCCTGGACGCGCTGAATGCCTGCAACGTGCTGGATGTCGTCCACCCGCTCTGGCTCTGCCTGAAGCAGAGTGATTACCGGCAGGCGGAGATTCGCGCCTGGGCAGAGAAGCTGCTCGGCGAAGTACTGCCCTTCTGGGTTCCCGGACGCGGCTTTGCCTTCCAGCTGTCGCGCCAGCAGGAGACCGGCCTGCAGGGCACGGAGATGTGGCTGAGCATCGTTTATCTGCTGGCCGATCTGTGCGGGTTAAGCTCCGCTCTGGGCTACTCCCCGAAGGGAGTACACCGCCTGGAGCCTGCCTTCTCGTTATCCGTATAA
- a CDS encoding AraC family transcriptional regulator, with the protein MEEIPQNLVIDIHWIHDKTTFPHWRDIRQNIHVHSLYWIQEGEGVFCTDTEEHPVSPDMLFYLRPGLSMEMSSGGGMPLRITMILLSLYTMSPSADNQGRVEPLPVLPLPFRLKPGREPGRALGQLFRQIAGDFVPGSPGSQLKTKALLYQLLYELFQAKESGLPDRGQGYELFLRMKEELERRYSEPLQIHELAVRYGISSSYVRSLFQQYLHKSPKGYLSEIRYEHAKKQLLYTRLTLKEIAAACGYSDEFHFSKAFKQLSGQPPSAMRSG; encoded by the coding sequence ATGGAGGAGATTCCGCAGAATCTGGTGATAGATATCCACTGGATTCATGACAAGACCACCTTCCCGCACTGGAGGGATATCCGTCAGAATATACATGTCCACAGCCTATACTGGATTCAGGAGGGGGAGGGAGTGTTCTGTACAGATACAGAGGAGCATCCGGTGTCGCCGGATATGCTGTTCTATCTGCGGCCGGGACTGTCCATGGAGATGAGCAGTGGAGGCGGGATGCCTCTGCGGATCACCATGATCCTGCTCTCGCTGTATACAATGTCGCCTTCAGCGGACAATCAGGGGAGGGTAGAGCCGCTTCCTGTGCTGCCTTTACCTTTCCGCCTGAAGCCGGGGAGGGAGCCGGGCAGAGCGCTGGGTCAGCTCTTCCGCCAGATTGCCGGAGATTTTGTTCCGGGCAGTCCCGGAAGCCAGCTTAAGACTAAGGCGCTGCTCTATCAGCTTTTGTACGAATTATTTCAGGCTAAGGAGAGCGGCCTTCCTGACCGGGGGCAGGGATACGAATTATTCTTACGGATGAAAGAGGAGCTGGAGCGGCGCTACAGTGAACCCTTGCAGATCCATGAGCTGGCGGTGCGCTACGGCATATCCTCCTCGTATGTACGCAGTCTTTTTCAGCAATATCTGCACAAGAGTCCCAAAGGGTATTTAAGTGAGATCCGCTATGAGCATGCGAAGAAGCAGCTGCTGTATACCAGGCTAACCCTGAAGGAGATTGCGGCCGCCTGCGGATACAGCGATGAGTTTCATTTCAGCAAAGCCTTCAAGCAGCTCAGCGGACAACCGCCGTCTGCGATGAGGTCTGGTTAA
- a CDS encoding saccharopine dehydrogenase family protein, whose translation MGKALIIGAGGVASVVVHKCCQNPDVFEEICIASRTVSKCDALKEKLDGGLTKISTAKLDADNTEEVIELIKSFQPDVVINVALPYQDLTIMDACLATGVHYVDTANYEPQDTAKFEYSWQWAYKERFEKAGITALLGSGFDPGVTGVFTAYAQKHYFDEIHTIDIVDANAGDHGYPFATNFNPEINIREITANGRYFENGEWIETAPLSEKKVYDLPEIGPKDIYLLYHEELESLAVNIPGVKKIRFWMTFSQNYLTHLKVLENVGMTSIEPINYEGKEIIPLQFLKAILPDPASLGPRTKGKTNIGCIIQGTKDGQPKTYYVYNVCDHEECYREVGSQAISYTTGVPAMIGAMMIIKGIWNKPGVHNIEEFDPDPFMDALNKHGLPWQEDFSPTLLD comes from the coding sequence TTGGGAAAAGCGTTAATTATTGGCGCTGGCGGTGTAGCGAGCGTTGTTGTTCATAAATGCTGCCAGAACCCGGATGTATTCGAAGAGATTTGCATTGCCAGCCGTACGGTATCGAAGTGCGATGCGCTCAAAGAGAAGCTGGACGGGGGCCTGACTAAGATTTCTACGGCCAAGCTGGATGCTGACAACACGGAAGAAGTCATTGAGCTGATCAAGAGCTTCCAGCCGGATGTCGTGATTAATGTGGCTCTTCCTTACCAGGATCTGACGATCATGGATGCCTGCCTGGCTACCGGAGTGCACTATGTAGATACAGCCAACTACGAACCGCAGGATACGGCGAAGTTTGAATATTCCTGGCAATGGGCTTACAAGGAAAGATTCGAGAAGGCCGGAATTACAGCGCTGCTCGGCAGCGGCTTCGACCCTGGCGTAACCGGTGTATTTACGGCCTATGCACAGAAGCATTATTTTGACGAGATTCATACGATTGATATTGTGGATGCGAACGCGGGCGACCACGGTTATCCGTTTGCCACCAACTTCAATCCTGAGATTAATATCCGCGAGATTACTGCGAACGGACGTTACTTCGAGAATGGCGAGTGGATTGAGACAGCGCCGCTGTCTGAGAAGAAAGTATACGATCTCCCGGAGATCGGTCCGAAGGATATCTATCTTTTGTACCATGAAGAATTAGAATCACTAGCTGTTAACATTCCTGGCGTCAAAAAAATCCGCTTCTGGATGACCTTCTCGCAGAACTATCTGACCCACCTGAAGGTGCTTGAGAATGTCGGCATGACTTCTATTGAGCCTATTAATTATGAAGGTAAAGAGATTATTCCTTTGCAGTTCCTGAAGGCCATTCTGCCTGACCCGGCTTCCCTGGGACCAAGAACCAAAGGTAAAACCAATATCGGCTGTATCATTCAAGGAACCAAAGACGGTCAGCCTAAGACCTATTATGTCTACAATGTCTGCGATCACGAAGAGTGCTATAGAGAGGTTGGCTCACAGGCCATTTCCTACACTACCGGCGTTCCTGCAATGATCGGGGCGATGATGATTATCAAAGGTATCTGGAACAAACCGGGCGTACACAATATCGAAGAGTTCGATCCAGATCCGTTCATGGATGCACTTAACAAACACGGCCTGCCTTGGCAAGAAGATTTCTCGCCGACGCTGCTGGATTAA